The genome window TTGTTTACAGAACCTGGTATTTTTAATCGTGTGCAAAATATGGTCCAGATGGCACAAGCTGCCGGAGAACCAATGAAGTTTGCTGCTTCTCTTGCAGAATTAGAAGATTTACTTGCTAATGAGCAGTTATTAATTTATGAACATCTATCACCACAAGAAATTCAACAGCAGTTTTTTTCTGATCGGGATGATAACCTGCAAGCATTTGAAACCATTCACTATATACATGCAGTGAAAAATTAATAATGTTCTCATCTTACCAATCCTTATCCGGTCCTATTTATGACAATCGGGTAAGGATTTTTGTTTTTCTTTATAAAAGTTCTCTTTATAATTGAGAATAATTATCATTTGTTGTATAGTAGATAGTACGATACCGATAATGTAGAGGAGAATATAGCATGCAAATATACTGGACGAAAATAAATAAGATTGTTGAGGAAAACCCAGAGGTTAAAACTTACTTGCTTGACCGTCCGCAAGACTTTACATGGGAAGAAGGTTCCCACACACATTTCGCTTTGAGAGGTTTCAATGCCGGAGACAAACCAAATCGCAGTTTGATTCGTCATATGTCTATCTCTTCTTTACCACACGAAAATGTAATCGGCATAACAACGCGCATTAGAGAGCAATGCTCAGAATTTAAATCGATTTTAAGAAATCTTGAAGTAGGCAATGAAGTCGCAATCTTTAAAACACATTCAAACTTACCGCTTAAAAGAGAAAACAAAAATGTTTATCTGCTATCCTCAGGTGTTGGGCTGGCAACTTTTAGACCGATTGTACTGGATTATTTGGAACGCGCTGACAACGTCACTCACATTCATTCTTTGAATATTGATTCATCAAAAGCCTTTTTATTTACAGATATTTTTACATCTGTACCTGACAAAAAGTTTGAAGCCCAGTTTGTCGATAACCGTAATGATTATTATGAAGAAGTGAAAAATTTAGCTGCAGACAGGGATGGTCTATTCTATGTTGTTGGCAGTGACGACTTCTTGATGCAGAACATTGAAGTATTGCATGAACAGGGCATCAAGCCAGAACAGATTATGCTCGATAAACGTGAAGATCAGCTGCCTAAGTTTCTTGCTCAGTAAATTGGCTATGGATAGAAATCTACTTTAAATAGAAAAGGACTGGAAAGCCAGTCCTTTTCTATTTAAACCATCCTTTTTCCTTAAATCTAGTGATAGCTTCTATGCGGTTTTTTACTTCGAGTTTATCAAGTATCATGCTGATATAGTTTCTTACAGTGCCTGTTTTAATGGAGAGCTCTTGGGCGATTTCTTTTGTATTTTTGCCGTTCGCAACAAGCATCAGTACTTCTTTTTCCCGTTCAGTAAGAGGATTTTCTTCTTTGTAAACATCATCAACCAATTCTGGTGCGTAAATTCTTTTTCCTTCCATTACACTGCGGATGCTATTGGCTAAATCGTCGCTAGGACTGTCCTTGAGCAAATAGGCAGATACGCCAGCCTTCAATGCGCGCTGGAAATAACCAGATCTTGCAAAAGTAGTTAAGATAATGACTTTGCAAGGGTGGCTCATAAGTTCTTCCGCTGCTTCTAAACCCGTTTTAGCAGGCATTTCAATATCCATTATACAAATATCTGGATTCTTTTCCTTGACTAGCTGAATAGCTTCTTCTCCATTGTTTGCTTTGCCGACAACCGTGATATCGTCTTCTAAATCAAGCAATGAACCTAAAGCACCTAAAAGCAGGCGCTGGTCTTCGGCAATGACAATGCGGATCATATTAATTCCTCCTTTTCTATTATTTTTCCATCCCGTGGAACCGCAATTTTTACGATCGTTCCCTCCTCGGCACTAATTTCTAAAGTACCATTGATAAAATCTAATCTTTCTCTCATGCCCGCTAGTCCGTTTCCTTTGTGCATATTTTCTTCTTGAAAAGGAGTGCTTCCATTATCTTTAATTTCCATGACTGTTTCTTTTTTATTCTGGTTGATGCTTATAGAGCAAGCGGTGGCATTACTATGTCGAACCACATTAGTAACAGCCTCTTTTAGGCACATGCTGATAATATTTTCTGCAATCGATGAAATTCTTAGATTGGAAGCTATATCGCATGTCAGGCTTATCTCTGCCGCACCTAATATTTTTTGGACAAGAAGAAGCTCGTCTTTTAATCGTATGCCGCGCATTTCAGAGACCATTTTTCGGACTTCGTTCAGCGCTGATCGTGAAGTATGCTGAATATCTTTCAGTTCTATGCGGGCTTGTTCCGGATCTTTATAGATAAGTTTTCTTGCTAAATCACTTTTTAAGCCAATAAGAGATAGCTTTTGGCCGAGAGTATCATGAAGATCTCTGGCAATTCGCTGTCTTTCTTCGAGTTTAACTAAATGTGAAATACGTTTATTCGCATCTTCTAGTTGTTCCTGTAGCTGATCTTTCTCTTTGCGGTTCTGAATATTCAATGGCAATAGAATTACGCCGAACCAGATGATCAGTACAAAAGGCAGCTGCTTTATCAGCAAGGCATCGCCTATTATAATTTTGAAGTAAATGGCAAATGTAGTAACTGCCAAGTGGATAAAATAAAGGATAAAAAAAGGAATCCGCTTTTTAATATTGCCAATAAAGTAGGAAAGAAAAAAGGAAAAATACACATAGCTGTATGTATAAATAGCAAAGGTAGAGATTCCGATTAATAAGGACGGCCATAAATAGATTGTCCAGCCTTTTGACAGATAAGCAATTCTATAAAAAATAAAAAATAAAATGGTAAGGATGATGCCTGATATTACATCAACTGCAGAAGAGGCATGGAATATGAAATAAAATGGCAAAATGGTAAGCAATGTCCAAATATAAGGAGAGATCCCCGTGCTTTTTTTTAAAACCTCTAATCTTTTCATCATCAGTTTCTAACCTCGTTTTATTGACTGTTATTTATTCATTTTAACATAATGGAGCAGCAATTAATGGCCTAATTGCTGCTCAGATAGTTGCTTAATACAAACGGAATCTATAGTGGACCCGGCTGATAGAAGCTTTTATTTATGGCATTTCTGATCTTGCAGACATGGAAAGGGATTTCTTTTGCTTCTTCCATTCATAAAAGCTGATAAATTTTTTGTCTTTTTCATCCCATAAACGGAACTTTAAAGATCGAAGACTGCTTGCAAATGTTATCGTTGGAACATTTTGCAGAGGCTCTGTCTGTTTATGGACCTGCTCTAAATTGTAATTAGGAACCCTTGGACTTAAATGATGGACATGGTGGTAGCCGATATTGCCAGTCAGCCACTGCATCCATTTTGGAAGGTGATAGAAGGAGCTTCCTTCTACAGCAGCCTTTACATAATCCCAATTTTTATCTTCCTCAAAGTACGTGTCTTCAAAAGTATGCTGTACATAAAACAGCCAAACGCCAACAGAGCCGGATATAAGAAAAATCGGCAGCTGTACAAGCAAGAAAGATGACCAGCCAAGTGTACTGCCAAGAAGCACAGCCAATAATACAATCGCCATATTCGTTATATACGTATTTAGTCTTTCCTTCGATCTGGCTCCTTTACGGTTGAAGCGGTTTGCTAAAAGAAATTCATAAATTGGTCCTAGTATAAACATGATGAACGGATTACGGTACAAACGATATTGGATTTTTACCATTAAAGAGGCATTTTCGTACTCTTCTATCGTCATCATCCATAAATCGCCGACTCCTCGTTTATCCAGGTTACTGCTTGTTGCGTGGTGAATAGAATGGCTATGCTGCCATTTGCTATAGGGGAATAAGGTTAAGATACCAGTAATCGTTCCTAAAACCTTGTTAGCTTTACGGTTTTTAAAGAAAGAAAAGTGACAGCAATCGTGAAAAATGATAAAAATCCTTACTAAAAATCCTGCGGCGGCAATTGCGAACACAAGGGTTAACAGATAAGAAATACTTAAGCTTTTATATGCAGCAAACCAAAGTAAAACAAAGGGCAAAATAGTGTTGGTAAGCTGCAAGATGCTAATACTTACAGTGGATTTCTCAAATGGTGCTACAGCAGTTCTTAATTGTTTTAAGTTTTTTATATTCATTTTTAATTTCCCTTCTCTTAATGGATATCTATAGTATAAATATGTACCAATTAAATTGGCAGGCATACATGTCATGCTCGCTATATGACATTTGTCATATAGCGATTTTTCTCGCTTCAAAAAGTCCTGTAAACGAAAGAGGAAAGCATAAAGAGATAAATAAAATAAAATAAAATAAAAAATAAGGTTGCATAATTTTACACTTTGTAATAGAATATTTAAAAAATTGATTATAAAAAGCTTTGATAAGGACATGAGCTACTATTTCGGTTTCCAGAGAGGGAAGAATTGCTGAAAACTTCCTAACGCAGAATAAGTATCTTACCACCTTTGAGCCGTATTGGGGAATTTATAGTATCCAATACCGTAGATGCAAACGTTATTGTACCAAGCCATGAAAAACACTGTGTATTTTTCATGGGAATTTGGGTGGAACCACGGGTAAACGCACTCGTCCCTTTCATT of Niallia circulans contains these proteins:
- a CDS encoding fatty acid desaturase, with translation MNIKNLKQLRTAVAPFEKSTVSISILQLTNTILPFVLLWFAAYKSLSISYLLTLVFAIAAAGFLVRIFIIFHDCCHFSFFKNRKANKVLGTITGILTLFPYSKWQHSHSIHHATSSNLDKRGVGDLWMMTIEEYENASLMVKIQYRLYRNPFIMFILGPIYEFLLANRFNRKGARSKERLNTYITNMAIVLLAVLLGSTLGWSSFLLVQLPIFLISGSVGVWLFYVQHTFEDTYFEEDKNWDYVKAAVEGSSFYHLPKWMQWLTGNIGYHHVHHLSPRVPNYNLEQVHKQTEPLQNVPTITFASSLRSLKFRLWDEKDKKFISFYEWKKQKKSLSMSARSEMP
- a CDS encoding response regulator transcription factor, which translates into the protein MIRIVIAEDQRLLLGALGSLLDLEDDITVVGKANNGEEAIQLVKEKNPDICIMDIEMPAKTGLEAAEELMSHPCKVIILTTFARSGYFQRALKAGVSAYLLKDSPSDDLANSIRSVMEGKRIYAPELVDDVYKEENPLTEREKEVLMLVANGKNTKEIAQELSIKTGTVRNYISMILDKLEVKNRIEAITRFKEKGWFK
- a CDS encoding dihydropteridine reductase; amino-acid sequence: MQIYWTKINKIVEENPEVKTYLLDRPQDFTWEEGSHTHFALRGFNAGDKPNRSLIRHMSISSLPHENVIGITTRIREQCSEFKSILRNLEVGNEVAIFKTHSNLPLKRENKNVYLLSSGVGLATFRPIVLDYLERADNVTHIHSLNIDSSKAFLFTDIFTSVPDKKFEAQFVDNRNDYYEEVKNLAADRDGLFYVVGSDDFLMQNIEVLHEQGIKPEQIMLDKREDQLPKFLAQ
- a CDS encoding sensor histidine kinase, with protein sequence MMKRLEVLKKSTGISPYIWTLLTILPFYFIFHASSAVDVISGIILTILFFIFYRIAYLSKGWTIYLWPSLLIGISTFAIYTYSYVYFSFFLSYFIGNIKKRIPFFILYFIHLAVTTFAIYFKIIIGDALLIKQLPFVLIIWFGVILLPLNIQNRKEKDQLQEQLEDANKRISHLVKLEERQRIARDLHDTLGQKLSLIGLKSDLARKLIYKDPEQARIELKDIQHTSRSALNEVRKMVSEMRGIRLKDELLLVQKILGAAEISLTCDIASNLRISSIAENIISMCLKEAVTNVVRHSNATACSISINQNKKETVMEIKDNGSTPFQEENMHKGNGLAGMRERLDFINGTLEISAEEGTIVKIAVPRDGKIIEKEELI